One region of Candidatus Neomarinimicrobiota bacterium genomic DNA includes:
- a CDS encoding T9SS type A sorting domain-containing protein, translating into MIRYFLLILALLSVVTAEKRPVELSADFILNPTADPWIHTTPHLLNIALHGHSLSENQKESLRELGYSFTGELVNHTSITRWEADGLDQFTDSGMFRFHYTTDGTHSVGSEDLNGNSIPDYVDSMVTIFSNVHTNQLLDMNYVQPPSDGSGGGSDHYDIYIRNLQAGYYGYVQAENFASGNGDNENSEGTEMLAVTSYMAMRNDYDGFPSNTPIENIQVTAAHEFFHAIQFGYNAYEKPWLMEATAVWMEEQVYDSINDCYQYLPSWFAYPQTSLNAGGTHWYGSFIFFQYIEEHMGGSSAMQRIFEIGVSQPSDETDFSQSNIDQALVEQGFSFIEALNGMAIANLLLTSDSETSDYTYSEAEDYPISEPGIYRTVSFIKGFESSVTSTSLNKYATQYIKLESDNPMKVVLSSVSTYTADFQMNAILQNNTGLITIFSGNEVNIDPTGMIAMTLAIVSQDTVGGDWDYSISITDGIPSVIGEPLLPGEIKIESNYPNPFNGTTSFQINIAETQQMEVEIVNSIGQTVRTILEGNVEAGGTPLTWDGRMETGERAPSGLYFVNAIGQSTTTSEKILYLK; encoded by the coding sequence TTGATACGATATTTCCTACTAATTTTGGCTCTTTTGTCTGTAGTCACTGCTGAGAAAAGACCAGTAGAATTATCTGCTGATTTCATTTTAAATCCGACAGCTGATCCATGGATTCATACAACTCCACACCTTCTTAATATCGCCCTTCATGGACATTCACTTTCCGAAAATCAAAAGGAATCTCTAAGAGAATTGGGATATTCATTTACCGGAGAATTGGTCAACCATACATCCATAACACGTTGGGAGGCCGATGGTCTGGACCAATTTACCGATAGTGGAATGTTTCGATTTCATTACACAACCGATGGAACCCATTCGGTTGGCAGCGAAGATTTGAATGGAAATTCTATCCCTGACTACGTTGATTCTATGGTAACAATTTTTAGCAATGTTCATACGAATCAGCTTTTAGATATGAATTATGTTCAACCGCCTTCAGATGGTTCCGGCGGTGGGTCTGACCATTATGATATCTATATCCGCAATCTACAAGCAGGATATTATGGATACGTTCAAGCTGAAAATTTTGCCAGTGGAAATGGCGATAATGAAAATAGCGAGGGAACAGAAATGCTGGCAGTTACAAGTTATATGGCCATGAGAAATGATTACGATGGATTCCCGTCCAACACACCGATCGAAAATATTCAGGTTACTGCAGCACATGAGTTTTTTCATGCAATCCAATTTGGGTACAATGCCTACGAAAAACCTTGGCTGATGGAAGCTACAGCCGTTTGGATGGAAGAGCAGGTTTACGATTCTATTAACGATTGCTATCAATATCTTCCGTCTTGGTTTGCGTACCCGCAAACTTCCTTGAATGCGGGAGGAACACATTGGTACGGCTCTTTCATTTTCTTTCAATATATTGAGGAACACATGGGTGGAAGTAGTGCGATGCAGCGGATTTTTGAGATTGGTGTAAGTCAACCAAGCGATGAAACGGATTTTAGCCAATCAAACATTGACCAAGCGTTGGTGGAACAAGGATTTTCTTTTATAGAGGCACTCAATGGAATGGCAATTGCAAACCTACTCCTCACTTCCGATTCAGAAACAAGTGACTACACTTATAGCGAAGCAGAAGATTATCCAATTTCAGAGCCCGGCATTTATAGAACAGTGAGTTTTATCAAAGGATTTGAATCCTCAGTCACAAGTACATCACTCAACAAATATGCAACTCAGTATATCAAACTCGAATCTGATAATCCTATGAAAGTTGTTTTATCTTCAGTCTCCACCTACACCGCTGATTTTCAAATGAATGCAATTTTACAAAATAATACCGGCTTGATTACAATCTTCAGCGGAAACGAAGTCAATATTGATCCAACCGGAATGATAGCTATGACGCTTGCAATTGTTAGCCAAGATACTGTTGGCGGAGACTGGGACTATTCCATTTCGATTACGGATGGAATTCCATCAGTAATCGGCGAGCCATTACTCCCGGGTGAAATCAAAATAGAATCCAATTACCCAAATCCATTCAATGGAACCACATCATTTCAAATCAATATAGCCGAGACACAACAAATGGAAGTGGAAATTGTTAATTCCATTGGACAAACAGTTCGAACGATTTTGGAAGGAAATGTAGAAGCAGGTGGTACACCTTTAACATGGGACGGAAGAATGGAAACCGGTGAACGTGCTCCATCCGGTTTATATTTTGTAAATGCAATTGGGCAATCAACTACGACATCTGAAAAAATATTATATCTTAAATAA